A genomic segment from Janibacter sp. DB-40 encodes:
- a CDS encoding ATP-dependent DNA helicase RecG: MAGEDTRLKGLIGGQAAGKLGKHRGIETVGQLLDFWPRRYRSAEADLGQPRIGDFLVAVARVESAQTRSMKSRRGRMLEATITDGRSRMRVTFFDARGHERKLVAGQEFLFAGSVTEYRGVRQLAHPGYATLEEAAALGELGDVDHRGLIPIYRHVPGVHPWTITRCVRLVLGQLDEVTDAIPEPVRSRRDLLDRAAALRAVHAPRTHDDVDAGRRRLRYEEALVLQCLLGQRRIAASRVATEGRQQREGGLLSAFDERLPFELTEGQQRVSGEILDELARPTPMHRLLQGEVGSGKTVVALRAMLAAVDAGGQAVLLAPTEVLAAQHEASIRRMLGDLAEGGMLGGDEHATRVALLTGSMSTARRREALLEIASGDAGIVVGTHALLEDKVSFRDLALVVVDEQHRFGVEQRDALRAKGTTPPHLLVMTATPIPRTVAMTVFGDMETSTLRELPRGRAPITTHLVPTGKPDWVDRTWQRVAEEVAAGRQAYVVCPRIGDDDGEGDLEEGLDLVAEEGVVDDEQDDGERVEDGGSPERPLAGVVETIDVLRGHPALQGLRIEMLHGRMPPEDKDAVMARYTAGEIDVLVSTTVIEVGVDVPNASTMVILDADRFGVSQLHQLRGRVGRGGDPGICLLMTATETESALERLAAVAATTDGFELARLDLTQRREGDVLGSAQHGARTHLQHLSVLRDEDLIEAARADAGELLAEDPDLGDHPALRERITDWLDAERAAYLEKG; this comes from the coding sequence GTGGCGGGGGAGGACACCCGGCTCAAGGGCCTCATCGGGGGACAGGCCGCGGGCAAGCTGGGCAAGCACCGGGGCATCGAGACCGTCGGGCAGCTGCTCGACTTCTGGCCGCGTCGCTACCGCAGCGCCGAGGCCGACCTCGGACAGCCGCGCATCGGCGACTTCCTCGTCGCGGTCGCCCGCGTCGAGTCGGCGCAGACCCGCTCGATGAAGTCCCGCCGCGGGCGCATGCTCGAGGCGACGATCACCGACGGACGCTCCCGGATGCGGGTGACCTTCTTCGACGCCCGCGGCCACGAGCGCAAGCTCGTCGCCGGGCAGGAGTTCCTCTTCGCCGGCTCGGTCACCGAGTACCGCGGCGTCCGGCAGCTGGCCCACCCCGGGTACGCCACGCTCGAGGAGGCCGCCGCCCTGGGCGAGCTCGGCGACGTCGACCACCGGGGCCTCATCCCGATCTACCGGCACGTCCCCGGGGTGCACCCGTGGACGATCACCCGCTGCGTCCGCCTCGTGCTGGGGCAGCTCGACGAGGTCACCGACGCGATCCCCGAGCCGGTCCGCAGCCGCCGCGACCTGCTCGACCGGGCCGCCGCCCTTCGCGCCGTGCACGCACCGCGCACCCACGACGACGTCGACGCCGGCCGCCGCCGGCTGCGCTACGAGGAGGCCCTCGTCCTGCAGTGCCTGCTCGGGCAGCGACGCATCGCCGCCTCCCGGGTGGCGACCGAGGGCCGGCAGCAGCGCGAGGGCGGCCTGCTCAGTGCCTTCGACGAGCGCCTGCCCTTCGAGCTGACCGAGGGCCAGCAGCGGGTCAGCGGCGAGATCCTCGACGAGCTGGCCCGCCCGACACCGATGCACCGGCTGCTGCAGGGCGAGGTGGGCTCCGGCAAGACGGTCGTCGCGCTGCGCGCGATGCTCGCGGCCGTCGACGCCGGCGGCCAGGCCGTCCTCCTCGCGCCGACCGAGGTCCTCGCGGCCCAGCACGAGGCCTCCATCCGCCGGATGCTCGGCGACCTGGCCGAAGGGGGGATGCTCGGCGGCGACGAGCACGCCACCCGCGTCGCCCTGCTCACCGGGTCGATGTCGACCGCCCGGCGCCGCGAGGCGCTGCTCGAGATCGCCTCCGGCGACGCCGGCATCGTCGTCGGCACCCACGCCCTGCTCGAGGACAAGGTCAGCTTCCGGGATTTGGCGCTCGTCGTCGTCGACGAGCAGCACCGCTTCGGCGTCGAGCAGCGGGACGCGCTGCGGGCCAAGGGCACCACCCCGCCGCACCTGCTCGTGATGACCGCGACGCCGATCCCACGGACCGTCGCGATGACCGTCTTCGGTGACATGGAGACCTCGACCCTGCGCGAGCTGCCCCGGGGCCGCGCGCCGATCACCACGCACCTCGTGCCCACCGGTAAGCCGGACTGGGTCGACCGCACCTGGCAGCGGGTCGCCGAGGAGGTCGCTGCCGGCCGGCAGGCGTACGTCGTCTGCCCCCGCATCGGTGACGACGACGGCGAAGGCGATCTCGAGGAGGGCCTCGACCTCGTCGCCGAGGAGGGCGTCGTCGACGACGAGCAGGACGACGGGGAGCGGGTCGAGGACGGCGGGTCACCGGAGCGCCCCCTCGCCGGCGTCGTCGAGACCATCGACGTCCTGCGCGGGCACCCTGCGCTGCAGGGCCTGCGGATCGAGATGCTGCACGGCCGGATGCCGCCGGAGGACAAGGACGCCGTCATGGCGCGCTACACCGCCGGGGAGATCGACGTGCTCGTCTCCACCACGGTCATCGAGGTCGGTGTCGACGTCCCCAACGCCTCGACGATGGTCATCCTCGACGCCGACCGCTTCGGCGTCTCCCAGCTGCACCAGCTGCGCGGGCGCGTCGGCCGTGGCGGCGATCCCGGCATCTGCCTGCTCATGACCGCCACCGAGACGGAGTCGGCCCTCGAGCGCCTCGCCGCCGTCGCGGCGACCACCGACGGCTTCGAGCTGGCGCGCCTCGACCTGACCCAGCGTCGTGAGGGTGACGTGCTCGGCTCGGCGCAGCACGGGGCCCGCACGCACCTGCAGCACCTGTCCGTGCTGCGCGACGAGGACCTCATCGAGGCCGCCCGCGCGGACGCCGGGGAGCTGCTCGCCGAGGACCCGGACCTGGGTGACCACCCCGCGCTGCGCGAGCGGATCACCGACTGGCTCGACGCGGAGCGGGCGGCCTACCTCGAGAAGGGCTGA
- the rsmD gene encoding 16S rRNA (guanine(966)-N(2))-methyltransferase RsmD produces MTRIISGEAGGRRLRTPGGDGTRPTSDRVREALFSALEARDAIDGAHVMDLYAGSGALGLEAASRGAASVLLVESDRGASATIRANISDLGVAGARLQSGTVERALERPASLRYDVVLADPPYDVTEESLAAVLEMLLAHQWLAQEPIIVVERSSRSPEPTWPDGIISQGSKSYGETVLWFATQVEPDYQI; encoded by the coding sequence GTGACTCGGATCATCAGCGGCGAGGCCGGCGGACGGCGACTGCGCACCCCCGGTGGGGACGGCACACGGCCCACGAGCGACCGCGTGCGCGAGGCGCTCTTCTCCGCGCTGGAGGCGCGCGACGCCATCGACGGCGCGCACGTGATGGACCTCTACGCCGGCTCCGGCGCGCTCGGGCTCGAGGCCGCCAGCCGGGGCGCCGCCAGCGTGCTGCTCGTCGAGTCCGACCGCGGCGCCTCGGCCACGATCCGCGCCAACATCTCCGACCTCGGCGTCGCCGGAGCCCGGCTGCAGTCGGGCACCGTGGAGCGGGCCCTGGAGCGTCCCGCCTCACTGCGCTACGACGTCGTCCTCGCCGACCCGCCCTACGACGTCACCGAGGAGTCCCTCGCGGCGGTCCTCGAGATGCTGCTGGCCCACCAGTGGCTCGCGCAGGAGCCGATCATCGTCGTCGAGCGCTCCTCGCGCTCGCCCGAGCCGACGTGGCCCGACGGGATCATCTCGCAGGGGTCGAAGTCCTACGGCGAGACCGTCCTGTGGTTCGCCACCCAGGTGGAGCCGGACTACCAGATTTGA
- a CDS encoding hemerythrin domain-containing protein yields MTSYSIPRPTAGDITDLIAADHRLLEDLMRDMRDSEADRDAARAAFSDLLVAHSEAEEETVYPHLKSKKVIDGEEQEHGDKEHAATNEALLHLLQAKGTDTQKFEDALEEVAEVLNHHIGEEELSILNPAKEDASQDLRESLAEAWTSKRNSLLDSGCGTLESVEKIVKKAYDDGLLPNDEQPEG; encoded by the coding sequence ATGACCAGCTACTCGATCCCGCGCCCGACCGCCGGTGACATCACCGACCTCATCGCCGCCGACCACCGCCTCCTCGAGGACCTGATGCGCGACATGCGCGACAGCGAGGCGGACCGTGACGCGGCCCGCGCCGCCTTCTCCGACCTGCTCGTCGCGCACAGCGAGGCCGAGGAGGAGACCGTCTACCCGCACCTGAAGTCGAAGAAGGTCATCGACGGCGAGGAGCAGGAGCACGGTGACAAGGAGCACGCCGCGACCAACGAGGCGCTCCTGCACCTGCTGCAGGCCAAGGGGACCGACACGCAGAAATTCGAGGACGCCCTCGAGGAGGTCGCCGAGGTCCTCAACCACCACATCGGTGAGGAGGAGCTGAGCATCCTCAACCCGGCCAAGGAGGACGCCTCGCAGGACCTGCGTGAGTCGCTGGCCGAGGCGTGGACGAGCAAGCGCAACTCGCTGCTGGACTCCGGCTGCGGGACGCTGGAGTCGGTGGAGAAGATCGTCAAGAAGGCCTACGACGACGGGCTCCTGCCCAACGACGAGCAGCCGGAGGGCTGA
- the coaD gene encoding pantetheine-phosphate adenylyltransferase, with translation MTSTTRRAVCPGSYDPVTVGHIDVFRRASALFDEVVVAILHNPAKQGAFTVDERAAFIHHQVDDLGNVRVEAFANRLIVDVCAELEAGVLLKGLRGETDFSYEWPMALMNRHLTGVETLFLPGDPRHEHVSSSLVKEVARFGGDVNGLVADEVRDALRERLPRP, from the coding sequence ATGACCTCCACGACCCGTCGCGCCGTCTGCCCCGGCTCCTACGATCCCGTGACCGTCGGTCACATCGACGTCTTCCGTCGCGCCTCGGCGCTCTTCGACGAGGTCGTGGTCGCCATCCTGCACAACCCGGCGAAGCAGGGGGCCTTCACGGTCGACGAGCGGGCGGCCTTCATCCACCACCAGGTCGACGACCTGGGCAACGTGCGGGTCGAGGCCTTCGCCAACCGGCTGATCGTCGACGTGTGCGCCGAGCTCGAGGCCGGGGTGCTGCTGAAGGGCCTGCGCGGGGAGACCGACTTCTCCTACGAGTGGCCGATGGCGTTGATGAACCGTCATCTCACCGGCGTCGAGACGCTCTTCCTGCCCGGCGACCCGCGCCACGAGCACGTCTCCTCCTCGCTGGTCAAGGAGGTCGCGCGCTTCGGCGGGGACGTCAACGGCCTCGTCGCCGACGAGGTGCGCGATGCCCTCCGCGAGCGTCTGCCGCGGCCCTGA
- a CDS encoding YceD family protein — protein MERNALTSPLVLDTKDVGRRPGAMHEVDLEVGAPADFGTEVLAVPQDQPMDLQVRMESVHEGVLVTGTVSATASGACVRCLDEIDHPVDASFQELFLWPDRAKHHREVDAESDQDEEYLIEDEMIDLEPVLRDAVLPSLPFQPVCRDDCPGLCSECGARLEDDPEHFHEQIDPRWAALEALAPLASDTGPTDNEEKRN, from the coding sequence ATGGAACGCAACGCCCTCACCTCGCCCCTGGTGCTCGACACCAAGGACGTCGGTCGTCGACCGGGTGCGATGCACGAAGTGGATCTCGAGGTCGGCGCACCGGCCGACTTCGGTACGGAGGTCCTTGCCGTCCCGCAGGACCAGCCCATGGACCTGCAGGTGCGCATGGAGTCGGTGCACGAGGGCGTGCTGGTGACCGGGACGGTCTCCGCCACGGCCAGCGGTGCCTGTGTGCGGTGCCTGGACGAGATCGACCACCCGGTCGACGCCTCGTTCCAGGAGCTGTTCCTGTGGCCCGACCGGGCGAAGCACCACCGCGAGGTGGACGCCGAGTCCGACCAGGATGAGGAGTACCTCATCGAGGACGAGATGATCGACCTCGAGCCGGTGCTCCGGGACGCAGTGCTTCCGAGCCTGCCGTTCCAGCCGGTGTGCCGGGACGACTGCCCGGGTCTGTGCTCCGAGTGCGGGGCACGGCTCGAGGACGACCCGGAGCACTTTCACGAGCAGATCGACCCCCGGTGGGCGGCACTCGAGGCGCTGGCGCCTCTGGCCTCCGACACGGGGCCTACGGACAACGAAGAGAAGAGGAACTGA
- the rpmF gene encoding 50S ribosomal protein L32, translating to MAVPKRKMSRSNTRSRRANWKATPPALSTCPQCKSPAPAHQACPSCGTYKGRYYATADRTEHQA from the coding sequence GTGGCCGTCCCGAAGCGGAAGATGTCGCGCTCGAACACCCGTAGCCGCCGCGCGAACTGGAAGGCGACGCCGCCCGCGCTGTCGACCTGCCCCCAGTGCAAGTCCCCGGCGCCGGCCCACCAGGCCTGCCCGAGCTGCGGCACCTACAAGGGTCGCTACTACGCGACCGCGGACCGTACCGAGCACCAGGCCTGA
- the rnc gene encoding ribonuclease III produces MGDRHSRPQQRPVEELSRYLTEVTGEPVDEPLLTRALTHRSYSYEHGGLPHNERLEFLGDSVLGLVVTDHLHATHTDVTEGDLAKLRAAVVNMRALATVARAIDLGSFIHLGRGEISTGGRDKNSILADTVEAVIGAVYLSTPQPRGLDAAAKLVHELLDSVMTSSAKLGAGLDWKTSLQEVAAGQGRGAPSYRTSDEGPDHDKTFTAEAVIDEEVVGTGVGGTKKDAEQQAAERAYTTLSAQTVRESEPLESPATDAATG; encoded by the coding sequence ATGGGCGACAGGCACTCACGACCGCAGCAGCGGCCCGTCGAGGAGCTCTCCCGATACCTCACGGAGGTCACCGGGGAGCCCGTCGACGAGCCGCTGCTGACGCGTGCGCTGACGCACCGCTCGTACTCCTACGAGCACGGAGGGTTGCCCCACAACGAGCGCCTGGAGTTCCTCGGCGACTCGGTGCTGGGGCTCGTGGTCACCGACCACCTGCACGCCACGCACACCGACGTCACCGAGGGTGACCTGGCCAAGCTGCGCGCCGCGGTCGTCAACATGCGGGCCCTGGCCACGGTGGCGCGCGCCATCGACCTGGGCTCCTTCATCCACCTCGGCCGCGGCGAGATCAGCACGGGTGGGCGGGACAAGAACTCCATCCTCGCCGACACCGTCGAGGCGGTGATCGGGGCCGTCTACCTCTCGACGCCCCAGCCGCGGGGGCTCGACGCCGCCGCCAAGCTCGTCCACGAGCTGCTCGACTCCGTGATGACCTCGTCGGCGAAGCTCGGCGCCGGTCTGGACTGGAAGACCTCCCTGCAGGAGGTCGCGGCCGGCCAGGGGCGCGGTGCACCGAGCTACCGCACGAGCGACGAGGGCCCGGACCACGACAAGACCTTCACCGCCGAGGCGGTCATCGACGAGGAGGTCGTCGGCACCGGTGTCGGGGGCACGAAGAAGGACGCCGAGCAGCAGGCCGCGGAGCGCGCGTACACGACCCTGAGCGCACAGACCGTGCGGGAGTCGGAGCCCCTCGAGTCGCCGGCGACGGACGCCGCCACCGGCTGA
- the mutM gene encoding bifunctional DNA-formamidopyrimidine glycosylase/DNA-(apurinic or apyrimidinic site) lyase, with translation MPELPEVEVVRRGLAGHVAGRTVADAEIRGHRVARRHVAGPQDLADRLRGRVITGAHRRGKYLWLALGDQDAVPDEALIVHLGMSGQMLVAGPGVPEPKHTHARLSFTDGGDELRFVDQRTFGGFALADLVDGVPTTIAHIALDPFDPAYDRAAVIADIRRRRSGIKRVLLNQSVVSGIGNIYADEALWRAGIHGERLASRLTGPAIGRVLDHARDVMSDALEQGGTSFDALYVNVNGASGYFDRSLSAYGQEGRPCPRCGTTMRREQFMNRSSTSCPRCQVRPRRIPG, from the coding sequence GTGCCCGAGCTGCCGGAGGTCGAGGTCGTCCGCCGTGGTCTGGCCGGCCACGTGGCGGGACGTACCGTCGCCGACGCCGAGATCCGTGGTCACCGCGTCGCCCGCCGCCATGTCGCGGGCCCCCAGGACCTCGCCGACCGCCTGCGCGGCCGGGTGATCACCGGGGCCCACCGCCGCGGCAAGTACCTCTGGCTCGCCCTGGGGGACCAGGATGCGGTGCCCGACGAGGCGCTGATCGTCCACCTCGGGATGAGCGGCCAGATGCTGGTGGCCGGTCCCGGGGTTCCGGAACCGAAGCACACCCACGCGCGCCTGTCGTTCACCGACGGCGGTGACGAGCTGCGCTTCGTCGACCAGCGCACCTTCGGTGGCTTCGCCCTTGCCGATCTCGTGGACGGGGTCCCCACGACCATCGCCCACATCGCCCTCGACCCCTTCGACCCGGCCTACGACCGGGCCGCGGTGATCGCCGACATCAGGCGCCGCCGCAGCGGGATCAAGCGTGTCCTGCTCAACCAGTCCGTCGTCTCCGGCATCGGCAACATCTACGCCGACGAGGCACTGTGGCGCGCGGGCATCCACGGCGAGCGCCTGGCCAGCCGCCTGACCGGACCGGCGATCGGGCGGGTGCTGGACCACGCGAGGGACGTCATGTCCGATGCGCTCGAGCAGGGCGGCACGAGCTTCGACGCGCTGTACGTCAACGTCAACGGCGCCTCGGGGTACTTCGACCGCTCGCTGTCCGCGTACGGGCAGGAGGGGCGGCCCTGCCCCCGGTGCGGCACGACGATGCGCCGTGAGCAGTTCATGAATCGCAGCTCCACCAGCTGCCCGCGCTGCCAGGTCCGGCCGCGGAGGATCCCCGGCTGA
- a CDS encoding acyltransferase family protein: MAPTSTIDDARVASRASSASAAPTRAPRGHLAGLDGLRALAIAAVIVFHLDPDWLPGGFLGVDIFFVISGFLITTLLVREKRSTGRVDLMSFWTRRARRLLPALVVVVPVAILIARTVETDLLVGIRRQALGALTFSTNWLEIAHGSNYFAATSPQLFMNFWSLAVEEQFYLFWPLVTLVLLALHRRLAITEGALATLVLGVGVASAVMMAVTYDPANPTRAYYGTDTHLFGLMLGAALAIAWTGPTRAWTTTAIWRERRSWLVGGSLATIAVLLVLAGEGSAWTFRLGIPLISVATALLLLAAVERPGPLRSVLELAPLVWVGRRSYGIYLWHWPVILIVGQDIPTSAGTQEFVWTRVWAVLVTLALADLSFRFVETPVRRLGFRGSLRHVATSVRSFSLGGRRVVTGTVVVLAAALAFVVLTAPDISRTQQMIEDNQARIAQQKDSPAAAGASTPSPAANGRADTRKDSPSGSERRKDFTMPTGQEIVIFGDSMVVGAVPALEYYFPGVRIDAESNRQWADGLSAVAAADDSLRRAVVLAFGTNAGTDPETVEKILAEIGDKRMVVLVNLHADRLSRIGGDNAALEEIAGEHPNVTIADWDSAVEAEDLQSDGIHPSLGGAHTYAATIRQAFADLSEQHTGKKVTLKDLPRP; this comes from the coding sequence GTGGCTCCCACCTCCACCATCGACGACGCCAGGGTGGCGTCGCGCGCGTCGTCCGCGTCCGCCGCACCGACGCGGGCCCCGCGCGGCCACCTGGCCGGACTGGACGGCCTGCGGGCCCTCGCGATCGCCGCCGTCATCGTCTTCCACCTCGACCCCGACTGGCTGCCCGGTGGGTTCCTCGGCGTCGACATCTTCTTCGTCATCTCCGGCTTCCTCATCACGACACTGCTCGTGCGGGAGAAGCGCAGCACCGGCCGGGTCGACCTCATGAGCTTCTGGACCCGACGCGCCCGGCGGCTGCTGCCGGCGCTCGTCGTCGTCGTGCCGGTCGCGATCCTCATCGCCCGCACCGTCGAGACCGACCTGCTCGTCGGCATCCGCAGGCAGGCCCTCGGCGCACTGACCTTCTCGACCAACTGGCTCGAGATCGCCCACGGCAGCAACTACTTCGCCGCGACCTCGCCGCAGCTGTTCATGAACTTCTGGAGCCTGGCGGTCGAGGAGCAGTTCTACCTCTTCTGGCCGCTGGTGACGCTCGTCCTGCTCGCCCTGCACCGGCGCCTCGCCATCACCGAGGGCGCCCTGGCCACGCTCGTCCTCGGTGTCGGCGTGGCCTCGGCGGTCATGATGGCCGTGACGTACGACCCGGCCAACCCCACTCGCGCCTACTACGGCACCGACACCCACCTCTTCGGGTTGATGCTCGGGGCCGCGCTGGCGATCGCGTGGACCGGGCCCACCCGCGCCTGGACCACCACGGCGATCTGGCGGGAGCGCCGCAGCTGGCTGGTCGGGGGCTCGCTCGCCACGATCGCCGTCCTGCTGGTGCTGGCCGGCGAGGGAAGCGCCTGGACGTTCCGTCTGGGCATCCCGCTGATCTCGGTCGCGACCGCCCTCCTCCTGCTCGCTGCCGTCGAGCGGCCCGGCCCCCTTCGCTCCGTGCTCGAGCTGGCCCCCCTGGTCTGGGTGGGCCGACGCTCCTACGGCATCTACCTGTGGCACTGGCCGGTCATCCTCATCGTCGGTCAGGACATCCCCACCAGCGCCGGCACCCAGGAGTTCGTCTGGACGCGGGTCTGGGCCGTCCTGGTCACCCTCGCCCTGGCCGACCTGTCCTTCCGCTTCGTCGAGACGCCGGTGCGGCGCCTCGGCTTCCGCGGGAGCCTGCGACACGTCGCGACCTCGGTGCGCTCCTTCTCCCTGGGTGGCCGCCGGGTCGTCACCGGCACCGTGGTCGTCCTGGCGGCGGCACTGGCCTTCGTGGTCCTCACCGCTCCCGACATCAGCCGCACCCAGCAGATGATCGAGGACAACCAGGCCCGGATCGCCCAGCAGAAGGACTCCCCCGCCGCGGCCGGCGCGAGCACCCCGTCGCCCGCAGCGAACGGCAGGGCCGACACCCGGAAGGACTCCCCGAGCGGCTCGGAGCGCCGCAAGGACTTCACCATGCCCACGGGCCAGGAGATCGTGATCTTCGGCGACTCCATGGTCGTCGGCGCCGTCCCCGCCCTGGAGTACTACTTCCCCGGCGTACGGATCGATGCCGAGTCCAACCGTCAGTGGGCCGACGGCCTGTCGGCCGTCGCCGCGGCGGATGACTCACTCCGCCGGGCGGTGGTCCTCGCCTTCGGCACCAACGCCGGGACCGACCCGGAGACCGTGGAGAAGATCCTCGCCGAGATCGGTGACAAGCGGATGGTCGTCCTGGTCAACCTGCACGCCGACCGCCTCTCCCGCATCGGCGGGGACAACGCGGCCCTGGAGGAGATCGCCGGCGAGCACCCCAACGTCACGATCGCGGACTGGGACTCGGCCGTGGAGGCCGAGGACCTACAGTCCGACGGGATCCACCCCTCGCTCGGCGGGGCGCACACCTACGCCGCCACCATCCGGCAGGCCTTCGCGGACCTGTCGGAGCAGCACACCGGCAAGAAGGTCACGCTCAAGGACCTTCCGCGCCCCTGA
- a CDS encoding acylphosphatase, whose product MSSEQTGTVRSTWFVRGRVQGVGFRWWTRARALEIGLVGHARNMDDGRVEVVAEGTREELDRLDALLREEVSGTARPGRVTAVGRVDQDARGDVAGFVEK is encoded by the coding sequence ATGAGTTCCGAGCAGACAGGGACCGTTCGCTCGACCTGGTTCGTCCGCGGCCGCGTGCAGGGGGTGGGCTTCCGGTGGTGGACCCGGGCACGTGCGCTCGAGATCGGGCTCGTCGGTCACGCCCGCAACATGGACGACGGCCGCGTCGAGGTCGTCGCCGAGGGGACGCGGGAGGAGCTCGACCGCCTCGACGCGCTGCTGCGCGAGGAGGTCTCCGGGACGGCGCGGCCGGGACGGGTCACCGCCGTCGGACGGGTCGACCAGGACGCTCGCGGTGACGTCGCCGGCTTCGTGGAGAAGTGA
- a CDS encoding chorismate mutase has translation MSETHPDLLRLRQSIDNIDAALIHLLAERFKATQSVGELKARIRMPPADPAREERQITRLRDLADESGLDPVFAEKFLNFVIAEVIHHHERIAGETTGTES, from the coding sequence GTGAGTGAGACGCACCCCGATCTGCTGCGGCTGCGGCAGTCCATCGACAACATCGACGCCGCGCTGATCCACCTGCTCGCCGAGCGGTTCAAGGCGACCCAGAGCGTCGGTGAGCTCAAGGCCCGCATCCGGATGCCGCCGGCGGACCCGGCCCGCGAGGAGCGTCAGATCACCCGGCTGAGGGACCTCGCCGACGAGTCCGGCCTGGACCCGGTCTTCGCGGAGAAGTTCCTCAACTTCGTCATCGCCGAGGTCATCCACCACCACGAGCGGATCGCCGGCGAGACCACGGGGACCGAGTCGTGA
- the map gene encoding type I methionyl aminopeptidase, whose product MIELKTPDEIEAMRPAGRLVRSVLDALVEAAEVGTNLLELDALAHDMIRRAGGVSCYIDYHPSFGAMPFGKVLCTSVNDAVLHGLPHDYRLRDGDLLSVDFAVEVDGWVGDAARSFVIGTPDPQDLRLIDTTERALAAAIDIARPGKKLGDLGAAISEVAHSEGYTVNTQFGGHGVGRTMHGDPHVPNAGRPGRGMPLRPGLVIAIEPWFMAGTDEIRTDPDGWTLRSTDGSRGAHSEHTIAITDGDPVILTAG is encoded by the coding sequence GTGATCGAGCTGAAGACCCCCGACGAGATCGAGGCGATGCGACCCGCGGGTCGGCTCGTGCGCTCCGTGCTCGACGCGCTCGTCGAGGCCGCGGAGGTGGGGACCAACCTCCTCGAGCTCGATGCGCTCGCCCACGACATGATCCGTCGCGCCGGTGGCGTCTCCTGCTACATCGACTACCACCCCTCCTTCGGCGCGATGCCCTTCGGCAAGGTGCTGTGCACCTCGGTCAACGACGCGGTGCTCCACGGCCTGCCGCACGACTACCGCCTGCGTGACGGGGACCTGCTGTCCGTCGACTTCGCCGTCGAGGTCGACGGCTGGGTCGGCGACGCCGCCCGGTCCTTCGTCATCGGCACGCCCGACCCGCAGGACCTGCGTCTCATCGACACCACGGAGCGAGCCCTGGCGGCGGCCATCGACATCGCCCGCCCCGGCAAGAAGCTGGGGGACCTCGGCGCGGCGATCTCCGAGGTCGCCCACAGCGAGGGCTACACCGTCAACACCCAGTTCGGCGGGCACGGCGTCGGCCGCACGATGCACGGTGACCCGCACGTGCCGAACGCCGGCCGACCGGGTCGCGGGATGCCGCTGCGTCCGGGCCTGGTCATCGCCATCGAGCCGTGGTTCATGGCCGGCACCGACGAGATCCGCACCGACCCCGACGGCTGGACCCTGCGCAGCACGGACGGCTCCCGCGGCGCGCACAGCGAGCACACGATCGCCATCACCGACGGCGACCCCGTCATCCTCACCGCCGGCTGA